A single genomic interval of Streptomyces sp. NBC_00663 harbors:
- a CDS encoding sensor histidine kinase, with protein sequence MTETTHMQTPPAADGAKPRSPEYRLAANALRGLRQDLFHDAFAYRPLPRMRVDGPLTRRLPGPLREYATWTPHAVVSAAAVITLLMAAVDSSDTAVVLVPLAVLPILLTMLRPIAAFWLSMAATPVSQVFGSYMDGYPWLPASFACHLTVLTVVAIRTKPRTAAYMWAVTAAYGFVADVILGPSYYYSDDTAPMLVLSALVLLVVAVWHTRREARQEVTAQQTVTAHERSKRTLLEERSTIARELHDVVAHHMSVVAIQAEAAPYRVENPPPELERAFATIRENAVAALTELRRVLGVVRAEDYEAPDAPQPTLADLDGLLANVRDTGLSVQKTVTGAVRELPQGVELSAYRIVQEALSNTLRHAPGATAQVEIGYVLGGLGLRIVNGPAPAGALLKPSPGAGHGVTGMRERVSMLDGEMTAGATDEGGYEVAVYLPVPRASEGDA encoded by the coding sequence GACCCACATGCAGACACCGCCGGCGGCGGACGGGGCCAAGCCGCGCAGCCCGGAGTACCGGCTCGCCGCGAACGCCCTGCGCGGGCTCCGGCAGGACCTGTTCCACGACGCCTTCGCCTACCGCCCGCTGCCCCGGATGCGGGTCGACGGCCCGCTGACCCGGCGGCTGCCCGGCCCCCTGCGGGAGTACGCGACCTGGACACCCCATGCCGTGGTCTCCGCGGCGGCCGTGATCACGCTGCTGATGGCCGCGGTCGACAGCAGCGATACGGCCGTGGTGCTCGTTCCGCTCGCCGTGCTCCCGATCCTGCTGACCATGCTCCGGCCGATCGCGGCATTCTGGCTGTCGATGGCGGCCACCCCGGTCAGCCAGGTCTTCGGCAGCTACATGGACGGCTATCCCTGGCTGCCCGCGAGCTTCGCCTGCCATCTCACCGTGCTGACGGTCGTGGCGATACGCACCAAGCCGCGTACGGCGGCGTACATGTGGGCCGTCACCGCGGCTTACGGCTTCGTGGCGGACGTGATCCTCGGGCCCAGCTACTACTACAGCGACGACACCGCCCCCATGCTGGTCCTCTCCGCGCTGGTCCTGCTCGTCGTCGCCGTCTGGCACACCCGCCGCGAGGCCCGCCAGGAGGTGACCGCCCAGCAGACCGTCACGGCGCACGAGCGCTCCAAGCGCACCTTGCTGGAGGAGCGTTCGACGATCGCCCGCGAGCTGCACGACGTGGTGGCGCACCACATGTCGGTCGTCGCCATCCAGGCCGAGGCGGCCCCCTACCGGGTGGAGAACCCGCCGCCGGAGCTGGAGCGCGCCTTCGCGACGATCCGTGAGAACGCGGTGGCGGCGCTCACCGAACTGCGCCGGGTGCTGGGCGTGGTGCGCGCCGAGGACTACGAGGCCCCGGACGCCCCGCAGCCCACGCTCGCCGACCTCGACGGGCTGCTGGCCAATGTGCGGGACACGGGTCTGTCCGTGCAGAAGACGGTGACGGGCGCGGTGCGTGAGCTGCCGCAGGGGGTGGAGCTGTCGGCGTACCGCATAGTCCAGGAGGCGCTGAGCAACACCCTGCGCCACGCGCCGGGCGCCACCGCGCAGGTGGAGATCGGTTACGTCCTGGGCGGCCTGGGCCTGCGGATAGTCAACGGCCCGGCACCGGCGGGGGCCCTGCTGAAGCCGTCGCCCGGCGCCGGCCATGGGGTCACGGGGATGCGGGAGCGGGTCTCGATGCTGGACGGCGAGATGACGGCGGGCGCGACGGACGAGGGAGGCTACGAGGTGGCGGTGTATCTGCCGGTGCCGCGTGCGAGCGAGGGTGACGCATGA
- a CDS encoding response regulator transcription factor, translated as MTIRVMIADDQMMVREGFSVLLNAMPDIEVVGEAVNGREAVAKVRELSPDVVLMDIRMPELNGIEATREIVAADGTAKVLVLTTFDLDEYVYQALKAGASGFLLKDASARQLADGVRVVASGEALLAPSVTKRLITEFSKLSDAPRLMPSAHAAYGDLTERETEVLVLIAQGLSNAEIAGRLVVAESTIKTHVSRVLVKLGLRDRTQAAVFAYEARLVTPG; from the coding sequence ATGACGATCCGCGTGATGATCGCGGACGACCAGATGATGGTGCGCGAGGGCTTCTCGGTGCTCCTCAACGCGATGCCGGACATCGAGGTCGTCGGCGAGGCGGTCAACGGCCGTGAGGCGGTGGCGAAGGTCCGTGAGCTGAGCCCGGACGTGGTCCTGATGGACATCCGGATGCCGGAGCTGAACGGCATCGAGGCGACGCGCGAGATCGTGGCGGCGGACGGCACGGCGAAGGTCCTCGTCCTGACCACCTTCGACCTCGACGAGTACGTGTACCAAGCCCTGAAGGCAGGAGCCTCGGGCTTCCTCCTGAAGGACGCCTCGGCCCGCCAACTGGCCGACGGGGTCCGGGTGGTGGCCTCGGGGGAGGCCCTGCTGGCGCCCTCCGTGACCAAACGCCTGATCACGGAGTTCTCGAAACTCTCCGACGCCCCCCGTCTGATGCCCTCCGCCCACGCGGCCTACGGCGACCTCACCGAACGCGAGACGGAGGTCCTGGTCCTCATCGCGCAGGGCCTGTCGAACGCGGAGATAGCGGGGAGGCTGGTGGTGGCGGAGTCGACGATCAAGACGCACGTCAGCCGGGTCCTGGTGAAACTGGGGCTGCGGGACCGGACGCAGGCGGCGGTGTTCGCGTACGAGGCGCGGTTGGTGACGCCGGGGTAG